The following coding sequences lie in one Sorex araneus isolate mSorAra2 chromosome 4, mSorAra2.pri, whole genome shotgun sequence genomic window:
- the NAGPA gene encoding N-acetylglucosamine-1-phosphodiester alpha-N-acetylglucosaminidase isoform X2, which yields MAASMARRLLLLLALLSLLGEASADVGAGASLEDDVLLPYPRGRARLARDCARVRAGRREHESWPATPGARDPDVHTFVSHFGDRAVAGHLTRVADPLRTFSVLEPGGPGGCATRRRATVEDTARPAGCLVAQNGGFFGTETNECLGNVVSDGRRVSSAGGLQNAQFGIRRDGTLVTGYLSEEEVLDTENPFVQLVSGVVWLIRNGSVYINESQATECEETQETGSFSKFVNVISARTAVGHDREGRLVLFHADGQTEQRGINLWEMADFLLRQDVVNAINLDGGGSATFVANGSLASYPSDHCQTNSMWRCARRVATVVCVHAPRCQPPDCNGHGTCVSGRCQCTGRFWRGDACDQLDCGPANCSGHGLCTETGCHCDAGWTGPSCDEEECLQLPEGAPRTAAPPLLTGNAWLGLTLALGFLLLVSMAANVALVLGPRAQRSRHLDGAYFYHPLREVNGDLPAADKEPPGDARNLCRD from the exons ATGGCGGCCTCCATGGCCCGCAGGCTTCTCTTGCTCCTCGCGCTGCTCAGCCTCCTCGGCGAGGCGTCCGCGGACGTGGGCGCGGG GGCCTCCCTGGAGGACGACGTGCTGCTGCCCTACCCCCGCGGGCGCGCGCGCCTCGCCCGGGACTGCGCCCGGGTGCGCGCTGGCCGGCGCGAGCACGAGAGCTGGCCGGCGACCCCCGGCGCCCGCGACCCGGATGTGCACACCTTCGTGTCGCACTTCGGGGACCGCGCCGTGGCCGGCCACCTGACGCGGGTCGCCGACCCCCTGCGCACCTTCTCGGTGCTGGAGCCCGGCGGGCCCGGCGGCTGCGCCACTAGGCGCCGCGCCACCGTGGAGGACACGGCGCGGCCGGCGGGCTGCCTCGTCGCCCAGAACGGCGGCTTCTTCGGCACGGAAACGAACGAGTGCCTGGGCAACGTGGTGAGCGACGGGCGGAGGGTGAGCAGCGCCGGGGGGCTGCAGAACGCGCAGTTCGGGATCCGCCGCGACGGGACCCTGGTGACCGG GTACCTGTCCGAGGAGGAGGTGCTGGACACGGAGAACCCTTTTGTGCAGCTGGTGAGTGGGGTCGTGTGGCTGATTCGCAACGGAAGCGTCTACATCAACGAGAGCCAAGCCACCGAGTGCGAAGAGACGCAGGagacag GCTCCTTCAGCAAATTCGTGAACGTGATCTCGGCGCGGACAGCCGTGGGCCACGACAGGGAGGGGCGGCTGGTGCTGTTCCACGCCGACGGGCAGACGGAGCAGCGGGG CATTAACCTGTGGGAGATGGCCGACTTCCTGCTCAGACAGGACGTGGTCAACGCCATCAACCTGGACGGAGGCGGCTCCGCCACCTTCGTGGCCAACGGCAGCCTGGCCAGTTACCCGTCAGACCACTG ccagACCAACAGCATGTGGCGCTGTGCGCGGCGCGTGGCCACAGTCGTGTGCGTGCACGCGCCCCGCTGCCAGCCCCCCGACTGCAATGGCCACGGGACCTGCGTGTCCGGGCGCTGCCAGTGCACAGGGCGCTTCTGGCGGGGTGACGCCTGCGACCAGCTGGACTGTGGCCCTGCCAACTGCAGCGGGCACGGACTCTGCACCGAGA CCGGCTGCCACTGCGACGCGGGGTGGACAGGGCCCAGCTGCGATGAAG AGGAGTGCCTGCAGCTCCCCGAGGGCGCCCCCCGGACCGCAGCCCCCCCGCTGCTCACAGG GAACGCCTGGCTGGGCCtcaccctggccctgggcttcctcctgctggTCAGCATGGCGGCCAACGTGGCCCTGGTGCTGGGCCCCAGAGCGCAGCGCAGCCGGCACCTGGACGGCGCCTACTTCTACCACCCGCTGCGGGAGGTGAACGGGGACCTGCCGGCTGCAGACAAGGAGCCGCCCGGGGACGCCCGGAACCTGTGCCGGGACTGA
- the NAGPA gene encoding N-acetylglucosamine-1-phosphodiester alpha-N-acetylglucosaminidase isoform X1: MAASMARRLLLLLALLSLLGEASADVGAGASLEDDVLLPYPRGRARLARDCARVRAGRREHESWPATPGARDPDVHTFVSHFGDRAVAGHLTRVADPLRTFSVLEPGGPGGCATRRRATVEDTARPAGCLVAQNGGFFGTETNECLGNVVSDGRRVSSAGGLQNAQFGIRRDGTLVTGYLSEEEVLDTENPFVQLVSGVVWLIRNGSVYINESQATECEETQETGSFSKFVNVISARTAVGHDREGRLVLFHADGQTEQRGINLWEMADFLLRQDVVNAINLDGGGSATFVANGSLASYPSDHCQTNSMWRCARRVATVVCVHAPRCQPPDCNGHGTCVSGRCQCTGRFWRGDACDQLDCGPANCSGHGLCTETGCHCDAGWTGPSCDEAEECLQLPEGAPRTAAPPLLTGNAWLGLTLALGFLLLVSMAANVALVLGPRAQRSRHLDGAYFYHPLREVNGDLPAADKEPPGDARNLCRD; the protein is encoded by the exons ATGGCGGCCTCCATGGCCCGCAGGCTTCTCTTGCTCCTCGCGCTGCTCAGCCTCCTCGGCGAGGCGTCCGCGGACGTGGGCGCGGG GGCCTCCCTGGAGGACGACGTGCTGCTGCCCTACCCCCGCGGGCGCGCGCGCCTCGCCCGGGACTGCGCCCGGGTGCGCGCTGGCCGGCGCGAGCACGAGAGCTGGCCGGCGACCCCCGGCGCCCGCGACCCGGATGTGCACACCTTCGTGTCGCACTTCGGGGACCGCGCCGTGGCCGGCCACCTGACGCGGGTCGCCGACCCCCTGCGCACCTTCTCGGTGCTGGAGCCCGGCGGGCCCGGCGGCTGCGCCACTAGGCGCCGCGCCACCGTGGAGGACACGGCGCGGCCGGCGGGCTGCCTCGTCGCCCAGAACGGCGGCTTCTTCGGCACGGAAACGAACGAGTGCCTGGGCAACGTGGTGAGCGACGGGCGGAGGGTGAGCAGCGCCGGGGGGCTGCAGAACGCGCAGTTCGGGATCCGCCGCGACGGGACCCTGGTGACCGG GTACCTGTCCGAGGAGGAGGTGCTGGACACGGAGAACCCTTTTGTGCAGCTGGTGAGTGGGGTCGTGTGGCTGATTCGCAACGGAAGCGTCTACATCAACGAGAGCCAAGCCACCGAGTGCGAAGAGACGCAGGagacag GCTCCTTCAGCAAATTCGTGAACGTGATCTCGGCGCGGACAGCCGTGGGCCACGACAGGGAGGGGCGGCTGGTGCTGTTCCACGCCGACGGGCAGACGGAGCAGCGGGG CATTAACCTGTGGGAGATGGCCGACTTCCTGCTCAGACAGGACGTGGTCAACGCCATCAACCTGGACGGAGGCGGCTCCGCCACCTTCGTGGCCAACGGCAGCCTGGCCAGTTACCCGTCAGACCACTG ccagACCAACAGCATGTGGCGCTGTGCGCGGCGCGTGGCCACAGTCGTGTGCGTGCACGCGCCCCGCTGCCAGCCCCCCGACTGCAATGGCCACGGGACCTGCGTGTCCGGGCGCTGCCAGTGCACAGGGCGCTTCTGGCGGGGTGACGCCTGCGACCAGCTGGACTGTGGCCCTGCCAACTGCAGCGGGCACGGACTCTGCACCGAGA CCGGCTGCCACTGCGACGCGGGGTGGACAGGGCCCAGCTGCGATGAAG CAGAGGAGTGCCTGCAGCTCCCCGAGGGCGCCCCCCGGACCGCAGCCCCCCCGCTGCTCACAGG GAACGCCTGGCTGGGCCtcaccctggccctgggcttcctcctgctggTCAGCATGGCGGCCAACGTGGCCCTGGTGCTGGGCCCCAGAGCGCAGCGCAGCCGGCACCTGGACGGCGCCTACTTCTACCACCCGCTGCGGGAGGTGAACGGGGACCTGCCGGCTGCAGACAAGGAGCCGCCCGGGGACGCCCGGAACCTGTGCCGGGACTGA